Genomic segment of Desulfuromonadales bacterium:
GGCGAACAGACGCCTCAAGGCACAGCAGGAGCAGATCGTACGCATGGAAAAGATGGCGCTGGTGGGGAAGATCACCGCCAATATCGCCCATTCCATCCGCAATCCGCTGACCATCATCGGCGGTTTCGCCCGCACGCTGATCAAGAGCACGCCGCCGGGCGACGCCAAGCGGCAGTTCATCGAATCGATCATCCGCGAGTCGCGCCGCCTCGAGGAGGTCCTGCAAGAGGTGCTGAATTATTCGGAGTCGCTGCACCCCACCTTCGACCTTTGGGACATCAACCAGCTCATCGCCGGGGTCTACGCCGGTCTGAACGAAGACCTCGAATTGGGCGGAATAGAGTGCCGGCTCGATTTCGCCGCCGGCCTGCCGCTGGTGCGCGTCGACTACAAGAAGATCTCCTACTGCCTGCGCAGCCTCATCCGCAACGCCATCGAGGCAATGTCCCCGGGCGGCGCGATGGAAATCCGTACCTGCCGGCGTGAAAACGAACTGCTCATCGTTCTGGCCGACAGCGGCCACGGTATGACGGCGGAGACGATGCACTCGGTGACGCTCCCCTTTTTCACCTCCAGGGACGACGGCAGCGGCCTCGGACTCCCCCTGTGCGCCCGCATCCTCGACGAGCACGGCGCCCGGCTCGACATTACGAGCGAAGAGGGCGTCGGAACCATCATCACGATCATTCTGAACATACCGACGGAGGCAACTCATGGCCCGACTGCTGGTGGTTGACGACGAGAGGGATATCCGCTATCTGTACGCCGCGGAGCTCAAGGACGAGGGATACCAGGTCGACACAGCCGCTTCCGGTGCGGACGCTGCAGAACTGCTGCAGCAGCACCATTACGATCTGATCGTGCTCGACATCCAGATGAAGGGGGAAAGCGGCCTGCAGCTGCTGCAGAAGATCGTCCGCGAAAAAACCGACCTGCCGGTCATCCTCTGCACCGCCTTCAGCTGCTACAAGGACGACTTCTCCTCCTGGCTGGCCGACGCCTACGTGGTCAAGAGCTCCGATTTGACGGAGCTCAAGAGCGAGGTGCGGCGAATACTGGAGAAACGGGGAAAACAAGGTTCAAGTTAAAAGGTTCGAGGCCAAAGGCCAAAACCCGGCTCTTTCATCTTTTACCTTTTGCTTTGAACCTGATTTTCCGGAGGGAAATCCATGAAAGCCGTCATCATGGCGGGGGGCTTCGGCACCCGCATCCAGCCCTTGACCATCAACATGCCCAAGCCGATGATCCCGCTGATCAACCGGCCGATCATGCTGCATATCATCGACCTGTTGAAAAGGCACGGCATCACCGAGCTGATCCTGCTGCTCTACCACCAGCCGATGGTGATCAAGAATTTCTTCGGCGACGGCAGCGAGTTCGGCGTCCACATCACCTACGTCACGCCGCTGGAAGACTTCGGCACCGCCGGGGCGGTCAAGGCGGCGGCCAAGTTCCTGGACGAGCGGTTTCTCATCATCAGCGGCGACCT
This window contains:
- a CDS encoding ATP-binding protein — encoded protein: FVRTLNDQLSRHVANLAEEPGIGREQAAALGVDELLLVPLVSKNRRIGLLLADNIVNRRPISDEDLASLETFALPVSFAIERAALYERLQEELAKLTEANRRLKAQQEQIVRMEKMALVGKITANIAHSIRNPLTIIGGFARTLIKSTPPGDAKRQFIESIIRESRRLEEVLQEVLNYSESLHPTFDLWDINQLIAGVYAGLNEDLELGGIECRLDFAAGLPLVRVDYKKISYCLRSLIRNAIEAMSPGGAMEIRTCRRENELLIVLADSGHGMTAETMHSVTLPFFTSRDDGSGLGLPLCARILDEHGARLDITSEEGVGTIITIILNIPTEATHGPTAGG
- a CDS encoding response regulator; this encodes MARLLVVDDERDIRYLYAAELKDEGYQVDTAASGADAAELLQQHHYDLIVLDIQMKGESGLQLLQKIVREKTDLPVILCTAFSCYKDDFSSWLADAYVVKSSDLTELKSEVRRILEKRGKQGSS